The Vicinamibacteria bacterium genomic sequence AGGCCCTCGTAACACCGGATGGCGGTGTGGATATCCCGGGTCCACACGTAAGCGGCGAGACCGTAGTCGGTACGATTCGCGGCGGCGATGGCTTCGTCCACCTCGTCGAAAGATGCGATCGGCAAGACCGGTCCGAATATCTCTTCGGAAAAGATCGGGTGATCCGGCTGGACGCCGCTCAGGACGGTTGGCTCATAAAAGAACCCCCGCTCGATTTCCTCGGGTCGAGAGCCTCCCGCGAGGACCGAGACGCCCCGCGACCTCGCATCCACGACCATCGCCTCGACCCGCTCTCGTTGGGCCCGATTGATGAGCGGCCCGACGTCCGTATCCGGCGAGAGCCCGTGACCGATTCTCAAGTCCTTCACCTGCGGAACGACTCTTTCCGAGAACTCCTCGGCGCAGCTCGCGTGAACGAAAAATCGCTGAGGCGAGACGCAGACTTGCCCCGCGTTGCGGAACTTGGCGGAAACAGCCGACCGGGCCACCAGGTCGAGGTCGGCGTCGGGAAAAATCAATACTGGGGCGTTTCCCCCGAGCTCGAGAGAGAGACGTTTGAACGTGCGGGACGCACCATCCATGAGGATACGGCCCACGCGCACGCTCCCGGTGAAACTGATCTTCCGGCAAACCGGCGATTCGAGAAGAGCTTGCCCCATCGGGCCCGGCTCACCATTGACCAGATTCAGCACCCCGGCGGGCAGCTCCACTTCGTGTAGCACGTTCGCAAGCTCCATCGCCGTGAGTGGTGTGTATTCCGAAGGTCGTGCGACGACGGTGCAGCCCGCGGCCAGAGCGGCGGCCCAGGCTCGCACCGGGTTGTAGGCAGGAAAATTCCATGCGGTGATGACGCCGACGACGCCGATGGGCTGCTTGAGCACCATCATGCGCTTCGACGCGACTCGCGATGGAATCACGCGCCCATAAGCCCGTTTCGCCTCCTCCCCGAACCACTCGAACAGGTCCGCCGCCACCTGCCACTCCCCCTTCGCCTGAGCGAGCGGCTTTCCGCTTTCCTTGACCGTCACCTCGGCCAGTCGATCCACGCGGCTGCGAATCCGATCGGCGGCGTTTCTCAGGTATGAAGCTCGAGTGTACGCCGTGGCGTGGGACCACGCCGGTAGGGCTCGCTCGGCGCTGTCCAGAGCCAAGCGGCTGTCCGTGCCGTTTCCGAAGGGAACCGTAACGATGGCGAGCTCGGTGGCCGGGTCGATGACGTCCCAGGTGCCGCCATTAGTGGCGTCGACCCATTCGCCTCCGATGTACTGTTTGTAAACGGAGCTCACGCCCCCATGTTACAACGAAGTGTCAGTGGCCTGGCAGGAACTCGGACAGCTCACCCACGACGACGGAGAAGGCGTCGTGGTCCGCGCGATCCGCGGTGCGGCCGGCGGCGACGGCCATCGTGACCTTCCCGCCGTGATCGCTCAGCCGGCGCGCGCAGGCTCGCATCGTGGCACTCGACATGAAGAGGTAGTCCACGAGAATGACGGGAACGGTCGGATCCAGCCAGCGGATCACCGCGAGATTCTCGTACAGCTCGGAACAACTGGCCGGACGTAGGCTCGGCGGGGCCGTCGGTTTCTTCCAGCGAAGCGCATCGACCACATCGGCCTCGACGCCATGAGAAGCGATCGATATGGCGAGCAGCATCGTCCATGGCGCTCCGGTCGACTCCACCGTCGACCTCAAGGTGGGAACGGGAACGAGAGCGAAAGGCGACTTCTCGGAGCTCGACGCCAGGTAGCGCGCGACCATCTCCCCGAACCAATCGATGGAGTCATCGGCGTTGGCTCGCGTAAGGAATCGTTCCTCCCGACCAACCGGTATGGGAGACGAGCCATGAAGCTTCTCTCCCCGGAGCGCTAGAAGGAAATTACGCACGTCGCGGTGCCTCGGGGTCTGCATGGCCTTGTTGGGAACATAGGTGGAAAAGCAGACCACCCGCATCGGGCCTCCAGCGGCCGAGCTATGAGCGAATCGACCTCGTGGTACCGATTCGTGGATTCGCATGGCTTGCTCCTCCCGAACCGAGGACATGAGGGAAGTCGTCGGCGCGTCGCCAATCAGGGGGTTGGGAGACTCAACAGTACGTTTTTTCCCCATAGCTGTCAAGGAGATTCTTCTCGGATCCAGAACAAAATGAAAGACTTAACTCCCTGCTAATGACTTGGCGATGGGGAATAGCCCCCAGGGCCTTCCCTTTCTGATCGCTGGGAATATCCCCGACTATACCGCAATGGAATCGGCCATGGTGGATGGCGAACCGCGCGAGCCCGTGATGGCGCCTACTTGGCCGGTGTTTCCATCCGGTGCACCGCTGGCTTGGTTTCTCTGTCGGCCAACGCCCTACAAGGGCCCTGGTCGACGGCGCCGATTTTGCCCCTCATTCCCGAATCACGCTCCTCAGTCGATCGAGATCCGCCTCGTCGTGGGTTCCGACGCCCGCGAGCACCGCGCGCGTTGCCGATTCGAGGAAGCCTTCGAGCTCGAGAAGCTGTCGGTGCTGGTCCGCGGCTTTTCCGGAGGCAGTGAGGATCGACTGTCGGAGCTTGGGCGCCTCCGCCCGGCGACAGGCGGCCACATAGGCCTTCAGAACGTCGCCGACCCCGGCTCCCGTTTCCTCGGTCATCCTGGAGAGAAAACCCGCGCCCGCGTGATTGACGAGATCGTTGACCGCCGCCGTCGCGATGATCTCTCGCCGCAGCGGATGGCCGTGGAAGCTGCTCGCGAAACTCGAGCGCAATCGCATCGGGAAATACTCGATGAGAAAAGGAAGGGCCTCGTCACTCTCGGGAAAATCGCTCTCCAGCACGTCGGAGAAAGCCCGGATCTTCACGTGTCCGAGGACGAGTGCCAGGAGGGGTCGCGGAAGACCCCGATCTCGAGAGGTCGTTTCCATAAGCTCGGTGCGAGACGGTACGTCGTTTCCTGCTCGATCCATTACGCCGCTCGAGACGAGCTTGGAGACGAGATCGACGAAGGGCTCATAGCGCTCGGCGCTCCTCAGACCGTCGAGGGTCAGGGCGAGCGCCTGGGCAGCGTTGTCGGCGAGCACGAGCTCCGCCACCTCCTCGGTCATCTCCATGAAGATTCGGTCGCGCTCCGATCGGTTCGCGATCTCGCCTTTCTTGGCGAGCAGGTTCAACAGAATCTTGATGTTGACCTCGTGATCGGACATATCGACGCCGCCGGAATTGTCCACGGCATCGGTATTGAGTATGCCGCCGTTCGCCCAGTACTCGAGACGCGCTTTCTGCGTGAGACCGAGGTTTCCGCCTTCACCCACGACGCGGGCGCGGAGATTCTCCGCGTCGACTCGCACCCGATCGTTGGCTCGATCCCCCACTTCCACGTTGGTCTCGGTGGAGGCCTTGACGTAGGTGCCGATGCCCCCGTTATAGAGGAGATCGACCGGGCTCTTCAGAATGCGCCGGATCATCTCCTCGCCGCTCACCCGTTCCTCGGTGATGCCGAGAACGGACTTCATCTCCGGGCTCACGGCGATGCTCTTCGCCGATCGGTCGAAAACCCCGCCTCCGGGGCTGATGCACCTGGTGTCGTAATCTCGCCAGGACGAGCGCGGCAGACGAAAAAGCTTCTCCCGCTGAGCGTAGCTGACATCCGGATCCGGACTGGGGTCTACGAAGATATGCAGATGGTTGAACGCCGCGAGCAGTCGGATCTTCTTCGACTGCAGCATGCCATTTCCGAAGACGTCACCGCCCATGTCTCCGATTCCGACGACGGTGAATGGGTCCCGCGAAACGTCGAGGTCGAGGTTTCGGAAATGGTGCTTGATGCACTCCCAGGCACCGCGCGCGGTGATACCGACTTTCTTGTGGTCGTAGCCCACGCTCCCGCCCGAAGCGAAGGCGTCGCCGAGCCAGAAACCGTAATGCTTCGCGACCGCGTTGGCGGTATCGGAAAGATGCGCCGTCCCCTTGTCGGCGGCGACGACGAGGTAGGGGTCGTCCCCGTCGTGACGGATGACCTCGGGAGGGTGAGCCACCTCACCATCGACGATGTTGTCGGTCACGTCGAGCAGACCGGAGATGAACTCACGATATCGCTCGACGAGGTAACCATCGAGAGCCGGCCGGGGTGGAAGCTCTCCTTTGAGCACGAAGCCACCTTTCGAGCCAACCGGAACGATGATCGAGTTCTTGACCATCTGGGTCTTCATCAAACCGAGGATCTCGGTGCGAAAGTCGTCGTGACGATCGCTCCAGCGGATCCCGCCGCGAGCCACCCTGCCGCCGCGCAAATGGATTCCCTCGAGTCTCCTCGAGTGAACGTAGATTTCGAACCGGGGTCGCGGGGACGGCATGCCTTCGACGCGGCCGCTTTCGACCTTGATGGCGACGACGGGCCGCTCGGGTCGCTGGTAGGCATTGGTTCGCACCGTGGCGTCGATCAGGTTGGCGAGCGCCCGAAGGACCTCGTCGTCCATGAGGTTGCCGACGGCATCGAGAGCCGCGGTGAGCCTCTCCTGAACGTTCGCCACGACGGTCTCGCGGCCCGAAACGTTGGGGTCGAAACGAGCCTCGAAGGCCTTGACGAGAGTTTCTGCAACCCGGGAGTTCTGGAGAATGACTCCATTGACCGTCTCGAGGTTGTAGTGCGGTCGAATCTGCTGCAGATGGTTTCTCAAGGTTCGAAGGACCTCGACCTGGCGCCAGGTGAGACCCGTCGTCACGATGAGAGCGTTCAGAGTCCCGTCGCT encodes the following:
- a CDS encoding NAD-glutamate dehydrogenase domain-containing protein — protein: MFSVSAEEKARKLDEVLTHLKEQNTDPDDQDLLSSFARVVYDSLPEWMAFGISSVDLAERIRDNFQFFVKELPPPTQLYRGLPGLHVVVRHSQESESLHAVRGKQIPMDTTIVETHTPDAPFIFDSLKNYFRKAGLRVFSAIHPILTVRRQWERVVWIGDAHSEGDKELLCRFRIEHIESKERLRRIQHEIFCVLKCVFLALEDFDEMLSSGRALKRRVRSRRGTIPDLEPAQEFLEWLTAENFIFMGVVSYRVGPDGVPVRIPESALGVFRDEALLPVVFPGLIDGVERTLAPSKEDERIIDIDYTSDASAIYHLEPIDDIVVREWGEEERLERATLLLGRFSQGSFAQRAADLPLLREKQRWLIAESRAAPMSYAFRQTRALFDKFPRRELFYASAGELKPFMDRIVQMTGDDEIAIHCRKGRSYVALYVGFSRFRYSYQFESALKRAFSERFGRVSFAASEDAGSVQVLIFYFDSEHLDHPVDEEEAQRLTEEIITTWEDVAARALTDHFGEREGRRLFLRWVTHETRSGIYRESTPPEEVPLDLERLELLEARLEVAIVPRSAEHATLKVYSPRALGFIETFATLRNLGLRVTGELHIPIQLPAGHRAHLYRYEIEDTAERIRALVSGIDRLADALRALDEERASDGTLNALIVTTGLTWRQVEVLRTLRNHLQQIRPHYNLETVNGVILQNSRVAETLVKAFEARFDPNVSGRETVVANVQERLTAALDAVGNLMDDEVLRALANLIDATVRTNAYQRPERPVVAIKVESGRVEGMPSPRPRFEIYVHSRRLEGIHLRGGRVARGGIRWSDRHDDFRTEILGLMKTQMVKNSIIVPVGSKGGFVLKGELPPRPALDGYLVERYREFISGLLDVTDNIVDGEVAHPPEVIRHDGDDPYLVVAADKGTAHLSDTANAVAKHYGFWLGDAFASGGSVGYDHKKVGITARGAWECIKHHFRNLDLDVSRDPFTVVGIGDMGGDVFGNGMLQSKKIRLLAAFNHLHIFVDPSPDPDVSYAQREKLFRLPRSSWRDYDTRCISPGGGVFDRSAKSIAVSPEMKSVLGITEERVSGEEMIRRILKSPVDLLYNGGIGTYVKASTETNVEVGDRANDRVRVDAENLRARVVGEGGNLGLTQKARLEYWANGGILNTDAVDNSGGVDMSDHEVNIKILLNLLAKKGEIANRSERDRIFMEMTEEVAELVLADNAAQALALTLDGLRSAERYEPFVDLVSKLVSSGVMDRAGNDVPSRTELMETTSRDRGLPRPLLALVLGHVKIRAFSDVLESDFPESDEALPFLIEYFPMRLRSSFASSFHGHPLRREIIATAAVNDLVNHAGAGFLSRMTEETGAGVGDVLKAYVAACRRAEAPKLRQSILTASGKAADQHRQLLELEGFLESATRAVLAGVGTHDEADLDRLRSVIRE
- a CDS encoding NAD-dependent succinate-semialdehyde dehydrogenase → MSSVYKQYIGGEWVDATNGGTWDVIDPATELAIVTVPFGNGTDSRLALDSAERALPAWSHATAYTRASYLRNAADRIRSRVDRLAEVTVKESGKPLAQAKGEWQVAADLFEWFGEEAKRAYGRVIPSRVASKRMMVLKQPIGVVGVITAWNFPAYNPVRAWAAALAAGCTVVARPSEYTPLTAMELANVLHEVELPAGVLNLVNGEPGPMGQALLESPVCRKISFTGSVRVGRILMDGASRTFKRLSLELGGNAPVLIFPDADLDLVARSAVSAKFRNAGQVCVSPQRFFVHASCAEEFSERVVPQVKDLRIGHGLSPDTDVGPLINRAQRERVEAMVVDARSRGVSVLAGGSRPEEIERGFFYEPTVLSGVQPDHPIFSEEIFGPVLPIASFDEVDEAIAAANRTDYGLAAYVWTRDIHTAIRCYEGLEFGMIGVNEWAPQATEAPFPGWKSSGLGSESGQEGLEEYLETKLVAFGGLPRT